The following coding sequences lie in one Hydrogenophaga sp. PBL-H3 genomic window:
- a CDS encoding flagellin, producing MTTINTNVMSMTAQRNLSSSAGALATSMQRLSSGLRVNSAKDDAAGLAISERMSAQVRGLNVAARNANDGISLAQTAEGSLGKVGDMLQRMRELAVQSANATNSDTDRTALQAEVSQLKQEIQRVADTTQFNGTKLLNGGFTNQTFQVGANAGESINVASIADANLTSLGNADTGAASATGAAAAATAFGTATAIGDLTITGKSGVAVDIGIIPASGSAANRINQVVSAINAKSGETGVNAAYNSTTDSIDFTATEEGTWDGSFTVGGADDGTLTGIDAATGLTSTAGTTGALDVLDVSSTAGATAALTQIDSALDAINSSRANLGALQSRFENAVSNIQIQSENISAARGRIVDADFAKETSNLSRAQILQQAGTAMVAQANQAPQGVLSLLR from the coding sequence ATGACCACCATCAATACGAACGTGATGTCGATGACCGCCCAGCGCAACCTGTCCTCTTCGGCAGGCGCACTGGCCACTTCCATGCAGCGCCTGTCCTCGGGTCTGCGTGTCAACAGCGCCAAGGACGACGCTGCTGGCCTGGCGATCTCGGAGCGCATGAGCGCCCAGGTTCGCGGCCTGAACGTGGCAGCCCGCAATGCCAACGACGGCATCTCGCTGGCGCAGACCGCTGAAGGTTCGCTCGGCAAAGTCGGCGACATGCTGCAGCGCATGCGTGAACTGGCTGTGCAGTCGGCCAACGCCACCAACAGCGACACCGACCGCACCGCCCTGCAGGCCGAAGTGAGCCAGCTCAAGCAAGAGATCCAGCGTGTTGCCGACACCACCCAGTTCAACGGCACCAAGCTGCTCAACGGCGGCTTCACCAACCAGACCTTCCAGGTCGGCGCCAACGCTGGCGAGTCGATCAACGTGGCTTCGATCGCCGATGCCAACCTGACCTCGCTGGGCAACGCCGACACCGGTGCTGCTTCGGCAACGGGCGCAGCAGCTGCCGCCACCGCCTTCGGCACGGCCACCGCCATCGGTGACCTGACGATCACCGGCAAGAGCGGTGTTGCCGTGGACATCGGCATCATTCCCGCCTCGGGCAGCGCCGCCAACCGCATCAACCAGGTGGTCAGCGCCATCAACGCCAAGTCCGGCGAAACCGGTGTGAACGCAGCCTACAACTCGACCACCGATTCGATCGACTTCACCGCCACCGAAGAAGGCACCTGGGACGGCTCCTTCACCGTCGGCGGCGCTGACGACGGCACCCTGACCGGCATCGACGCCGCCACGGGCCTGACCTCCACCGCCGGCACCACCGGCGCCCTGGACGTGCTGGACGTGTCGTCCACCGCTGGCGCCACCGCCGCGCTGACGCAGATCGACAGCGCACTCGACGCGATCAACAGCTCGCGCGCCAACCTGGGCGCCCTGCAGAGCCGTTTCGAGAACGCCGTGAGCAACATCCAGATCCAGTCGGAAAACATCTCTGCCGCCCGCGGCCGTATCGTGGACGCCGACTTCGCCAAGGAAACGTCCAACCTGTCGCGCGCACAGATCCTGCAACAGGCTGGTACCGCCATGGTGGCCCAGGCCAACCAGGCACCCCAGGGCGTTCTGTCCCTGCTGCGTTGA
- the fliE gene encoding flagellar hook-basal body complex protein FliE: MDMRISPMTSQALTGVGQTNLKRPGGVGGVEGGFAANFKDALKSVSASQDEASRLQTQVQLGNPKVSLEETMLAMQKAQVGFQATLHVRNRMVQAYTDIMNMGV; this comes from the coding sequence ATGGACATGCGCATCTCCCCTATGACCAGCCAGGCGCTGACCGGCGTTGGCCAGACCAACCTGAAACGCCCCGGCGGCGTGGGCGGCGTCGAGGGTGGCTTTGCCGCCAACTTCAAGGACGCGCTCAAGAGTGTGAGCGCCTCACAGGACGAGGCCTCGCGCCTGCAGACCCAGGTGCAGCTGGGCAACCCCAAGGTGAGCCTGGAAGAAACCATGCTGGCCATGCAGAAGGCCCAGGTCGGGTTTCAGGCGACTCTTCACGTGCGCAACCGCATGGTCCAAGCCTACACAGACATCATGAACATGGGGGTTTAG
- the fliF gene encoding flagellar basal-body MS-ring/collar protein FliF, with protein MSTTLAPIELQPASRSAFGEGLSRMDQAQKIKLGLGAFALLAIALAFFFMGRQPEYRVLYANLGDKDGGAVVAQLSQMNVPYKHAEGGQAILVPADKVHDTRLRLASQGLPKGSVTGFEQMESNRFGMTQFQERLTFQRGLEGELTRSIQSLSSVQSARIHLALPNQNGFFREQQKPSASVLLTLHPGRTLDRAQVAGIVHLVASSVPEMNPKAVSVVDDAGSLLSAPADAQAQGADTQKLQYTQQIEQLYTRRIMEMLEPLVGRNNVKAQVSADVDFSMVESTSEEHKPNQSPDTSAVRSQQTVVDGAAASATPSGVPGAVSNQPPVTGTAPVNGAAAPVGVNAQGGADKPGTMRRESVVNYEVDKTVKVVRESSGQIKRLSAAVVINHRTTTDKAGKETTVAIPAAQLEQMTALVRETIGFSKERGDSVNVVNAPFNVEKTSEVAEPAWWQQADNQEFLRGLAWPIGMVGLGLLVLMGMVRPGLKLIKSPVRRDQTELQPLNAMLNEAPERPGLPMPSNEPTPESQRISDAKRLALENPMAVANIVKGWVNGESPA; from the coding sequence ATGAGCACCACCCTGGCACCGATAGAACTCCAGCCCGCGAGCCGCAGCGCTTTCGGCGAAGGCCTCTCGCGCATGGACCAAGCCCAGAAGATCAAGCTCGGTCTGGGTGCCTTCGCCCTGCTGGCGATCGCCCTGGCCTTCTTCTTCATGGGCCGCCAGCCCGAGTACCGCGTGCTCTACGCCAATCTGGGCGACAAGGACGGCGGCGCCGTGGTAGCCCAGCTCTCGCAGATGAACGTGCCCTACAAACACGCCGAGGGTGGCCAGGCCATCCTGGTGCCGGCCGACAAGGTTCACGACACGCGTCTGCGCCTGGCCTCGCAAGGTCTGCCCAAAGGCTCGGTCACCGGCTTCGAGCAGATGGAGTCCAACCGCTTCGGCATGACCCAGTTCCAGGAACGCCTGACCTTCCAGCGCGGCCTCGAAGGCGAACTCACCCGCTCGATCCAGTCGCTCTCCTCGGTGCAGAGCGCGCGCATCCACCTGGCCCTGCCCAACCAGAACGGCTTCTTTCGCGAACAGCAGAAACCCAGCGCCTCGGTGCTGCTCACGCTGCACCCCGGCCGCACGCTCGACCGCGCCCAGGTGGCCGGCATCGTGCACCTGGTGGCCTCCAGCGTGCCGGAGATGAACCCCAAGGCGGTGAGCGTGGTGGACGACGCCGGCAGCCTGCTCTCGGCCCCGGCCGACGCGCAAGCCCAGGGCGCCGACACGCAGAAGCTGCAGTACACCCAGCAGATCGAACAGCTCTACACGCGCCGCATCATGGAGATGCTGGAGCCCCTGGTGGGCCGCAACAATGTGAAGGCCCAGGTCAGCGCCGACGTGGACTTCTCCATGGTCGAGTCCACCAGCGAAGAGCACAAGCCCAACCAGAGCCCCGACACCAGCGCGGTGCGCAGCCAGCAGACCGTGGTGGACGGCGCCGCCGCCAGCGCCACCCCCTCGGGCGTGCCCGGCGCGGTGAGCAACCAGCCCCCCGTCACCGGCACCGCGCCTGTCAACGGCGCGGCAGCTCCGGTGGGCGTGAACGCTCAGGGCGGCGCCGACAAACCCGGCACCATGCGCCGCGAGTCGGTGGTGAACTACGAAGTGGACAAGACGGTGAAGGTGGTGCGCGAGTCCAGCGGCCAGATCAAGCGCCTGAGCGCCGCCGTGGTGATCAACCACCGCACCACGACCGACAAGGCCGGCAAGGAGACCACCGTGGCCATCCCTGCCGCGCAGCTGGAGCAGATGACCGCCCTGGTGCGCGAGACCATCGGTTTCAGCAAGGAACGGGGCGATTCGGTCAACGTGGTCAACGCACCCTTCAATGTAGAGAAGACCAGCGAAGTGGCGGAACCCGCCTGGTGGCAGCAGGCCGACAACCAGGAATTCCTGCGCGGTCTGGCGTGGCCGATCGGCATGGTGGGCCTGGGTCTGCTGGTGCTCATGGGCATGGTGCGCCCCGGCCTCAAGCTGATCAAGTCCCCGGTGCGCCGCGACCAGACCGAACTGCAACCCCTCAACGCCATGCTCAACGAGGCGCCCGAGCGCCCTGGCCTGCCGATGCCGAGCAACGAGCCGACACCGGAGAGCCAGCGCATCAGCGACGCCAAGCGCCTGGCGCTGGAGAACCCCATGGCCGTCGCCAACATCGTCAAAGGTTGGGTGAACGGCGAATCGCCCGCCTAG
- the fliG gene encoding flagellar motor switch protein FliG, with translation MEDQGIQDAAIFLMSIGEEEAAEVFKHLSPKEVQKLGETIAKTRSVSHERVDQVMQKFTGAASSQSLLVSDTDNYVRAVLKRALGDDKASLLIDRILQGGDVSGIESLKWMDPASIAELLRNEHPQIVAAILVHLESDQTAGVLKNFTERTRNEVMLRIATLEGIQPTALKDLNEVLFKVLAGGDKIRKTSMGGVKTAAEIINMMGTQIETSVIDSIREFDAELAQKIMDKMFVFEDLLKLDGKAVQMVLKEVATDSLVVALKGATNELRELVLANMSTRAAEALREDLESRGPIRLSEVETQQKEILKVVRRLSDEGQIMIGGGGEDEAFV, from the coding sequence ATGGAAGACCAGGGAATCCAGGACGCCGCGATCTTTCTCATGTCCATTGGCGAGGAAGAGGCGGCCGAGGTGTTCAAGCACCTCAGCCCCAAGGAAGTGCAGAAGCTCGGCGAGACCATCGCCAAGACACGCTCGGTCTCGCACGAACGCGTGGACCAGGTGATGCAGAAGTTCACCGGCGCGGCCTCCTCGCAGAGCCTGCTGGTGTCCGACACCGACAACTACGTGCGCGCCGTGCTCAAGCGGGCACTGGGCGACGACAAGGCCTCGCTGCTGATCGACCGCATCCTGCAGGGCGGCGACGTTTCGGGCATCGAGAGCCTGAAGTGGATGGACCCGGCGTCCATTGCCGAACTGCTGCGCAACGAACACCCGCAGATCGTGGCCGCCATCCTGGTGCACCTCGAATCCGACCAGACCGCCGGCGTGCTCAAGAACTTCACCGAGCGCACCCGCAACGAAGTGATGCTGCGCATCGCCACGCTCGAAGGCATCCAGCCCACGGCCCTGAAAGACCTCAACGAGGTGCTGTTCAAGGTGCTCGCCGGTGGCGACAAGATCCGCAAGACCTCCATGGGCGGCGTGAAGACCGCCGCCGAGATCATCAACATGATGGGCACGCAGATCGAGACCTCGGTGATCGATTCGATCCGCGAATTCGACGCCGAACTGGCGCAGAAGATCATGGACAAGATGTTCGTGTTCGAGGACTTGCTCAAGCTCGACGGCAAGGCGGTGCAGATGGTGCTCAAGGAAGTGGCCACCGACTCGCTGGTGGTCGCGCTCAAGGGCGCCACCAACGAACTGCGCGAACTGGTGCTGGCCAACATGTCCACGCGCGCGGCCGAAGCCTTGCGCGAAGACCTGGAGTCGCGCGGCCCGATCCGGCTCTCGGAGGTGGAGACGCAGCAGAAGGAAATCCTGAAGGTCGTGCGCCGCCTGTCCGACGAAGGCCAGATCATGATCGGTGGCGGAGGCGAAGATGAAGCCTTCGTTTAA
- the fliD gene encoding flagellar filament capping protein FliD: protein MASITSPGLASGIDVKSIVSQLVALERAPLQPLQRQATSFQSKISILSTIKSSIDNLGTLAAKLGDPKNWSGFNATSSNAAEVAVSATSTATAGRFSLSVASLASSQSAASGVLNTASGLGTGTLSFSVAGGAIKDVEILAGEDSPAAIAAKINSSDVGVTATVLKDASGERIVMRGKETGAANTFTVAVTGGNADGLQKLAFGGGALGGMTQAQPAANAKFSIDGVDLESSTNQLSNTVPGLTLTLKKPTTAAVDINISADTEGMKKNIQAFVDAYNSISTLLTTATAYNETTKTAGSLQGDSTAVGLQNALRGMMRSVTGNGSFTRLADIGIVAAQNGTLEVKADKLTAAMENLSAVRNLFTSEDGDATTVGFGLKVKAFADGIAGTAGTLNARTDSLKQAVTRNGKEQDRVNDRAARAEVRYLAQYNAMDAAVGRLSGLGAFVNQQVTMWNKSSG from the coding sequence ATGGCCTCCATCACCTCTCCCGGTCTTGCCAGCGGCATCGACGTCAAAAGCATCGTGTCGCAGCTGGTTGCTCTGGAGCGTGCTCCGCTGCAGCCCTTGCAGCGACAGGCGACCAGCTTCCAGTCGAAGATTTCCATCCTCAGCACGATCAAGTCCAGCATCGACAACCTGGGCACGCTGGCTGCCAAGCTGGGCGATCCCAAAAACTGGAGCGGCTTCAACGCCACCTCCAGCAATGCTGCAGAGGTGGCGGTTTCAGCGACCTCCACGGCAACGGCCGGGCGGTTCTCGCTGTCGGTGGCTTCGCTGGCTTCCTCGCAGTCTGCAGCCAGCGGTGTGCTCAACACGGCCAGCGGACTCGGTACCGGCACGCTGAGTTTTTCGGTCGCGGGTGGAGCGATCAAGGACGTCGAGATCCTGGCGGGTGAGGACAGCCCTGCGGCGATTGCCGCGAAGATCAACAGCAGCGACGTTGGAGTGACCGCAACCGTTCTCAAAGATGCTTCCGGCGAACGCATCGTCATGCGTGGCAAGGAAACCGGCGCGGCCAACACCTTCACCGTGGCGGTCACGGGCGGGAACGCAGACGGCTTGCAGAAACTGGCTTTCGGCGGCGGGGCCCTGGGCGGCATGACCCAGGCCCAGCCTGCGGCCAACGCGAAGTTTTCGATCGATGGCGTGGATCTCGAGAGTTCCACCAACCAGCTCTCGAACACCGTGCCCGGGTTGACGCTCACGCTCAAGAAGCCCACAACGGCTGCGGTGGACATCAACATCAGCGCCGACACCGAAGGCATGAAAAAGAACATCCAGGCTTTCGTCGATGCTTACAACAGCATCAGCACCTTGCTGACCACGGCCACGGCCTACAACGAAACCACGAAGACGGCGGGATCCCTGCAGGGCGACAGCACCGCCGTTGGCCTGCAGAACGCCCTGCGCGGCATGATGCGCTCCGTCACCGGCAACGGCTCTTTCACCAGGCTGGCCGACATCGGTATCGTCGCGGCGCAGAACGGCACGCTGGAGGTCAAGGCCGACAAACTCACCGCTGCCATGGAGAATCTTTCGGCGGTTCGCAACCTGTTCACGTCTGAAGATGGCGATGCAACGACCGTGGGATTTGGCTTGAAGGTCAAGGCGTTCGCGGACGGTATTGCGGGCACAGCCGGTACGCTGAACGCCAGAACCGACTCGTTGAAGCAGGCGGTGACCCGAAATGGCAAGGAACAGGACCGCGTGAACGATCGCGCCGCCCGGGCCGAGGTCCGCTACCTGGCGCAATACAACGCCATGGACGCCGCCGTGGGACGCTTGAGCGGCCTGGGCGCCTTCGTGAACCAGCAGGTGACGATGTGGAACAAAAGCTCCGGATAA
- a CDS encoding flagellar protein FliT encodes MEHTLLDYYKAIERTSSQMLDAAKTENWDQVVRLEGACAVLIAQLRYKSKTDELAPEDRKEKTKIMQRILRTDAEIRNLAEPWLNDLAQLIDRNQPQPMH; translated from the coding sequence ATGGAGCACACCTTGCTGGACTACTACAAAGCGATCGAGCGCACGAGCAGCCAGATGCTCGACGCGGCCAAGACCGAAAACTGGGACCAGGTGGTGCGCCTGGAAGGCGCCTGTGCGGTGCTGATCGCGCAGCTGCGCTACAAGTCGAAAACCGACGAGCTGGCGCCCGAAGACCGCAAGGAAAAGACCAAGATCATGCAGCGCATCCTGCGCACGGATGCCGAGATCCGCAACCTGGCCGAGCCGTGGTTGAACGACCTGGCGCAACTCATCGACAGAAATCAGCCCCAGCCGATGCATTGA
- the flhD gene encoding flagellar transcriptional regulator FlhD, protein MDSEQLLAEIREANLTYLMLAQNLIRKDRAEALFRLGLTEEAADLLGMLSTAQLLKIASSNMLLCRFRVDDDLVWNLLTSHNVKKVDNATTTQLHASILMAGKFAESMAAH, encoded by the coding sequence ATGGACAGCGAACAACTCCTGGCAGAAATCCGCGAAGCCAACCTGACCTATCTGATGCTGGCTCAGAACCTGATCCGCAAGGACCGCGCCGAAGCGCTGTTCCGCCTGGGCCTGACCGAAGAAGCCGCCGACTTGCTGGGCATGCTGTCCACCGCGCAACTGCTGAAGATCGCGTCTTCCAACATGCTGCTGTGCCGCTTCCGTGTGGACGACGACCTGGTGTGGAACCTGCTGACCAGCCACAACGTGAAGAAGGTGGACAACGCCACCACCACGCAGCTGCACGCCAGCATCCTCATGGCTGGCAAGTTCGCCGAGTCCATGGCCGCCCACTGA
- the fliI gene encoding flagellar protein export ATPase FliI — MSDSTFGTESRWGNFMDDVRVNASVETPLEVRGTLTRLAGLVLEAVGLKVPVGSQCLISNGSKAPVLAEVVGFSNDRAFLMPAGDTHGLSSGASVTPLAPYRTVPRVGHANKPPSPDDRGTLRLPLGKGLLGRVVDSHGNPMDHQGPITNVDIEPMDRAPLNAMDRDPVRTPLDTGVRAINALLTVGRGQRIGLFAGSGVGKSVLLGMMARYTKADVIVVGLIGERGREVKEFIEDILGVEGRKRSVVVAAPADAPPLVRMQGAAYATAIAERFRDDGLDVLLLMDSLTRYAMAQREIALAIGEPPATKGYPPSCFAKLPQLVERSGNGLNGVGSITAFYTVLSEGDDQQDPIADAARAILDGHIVLSRSLAESGHFPAIDVEASASRVMHNVAGAVHLELARKFRGAYSRYIKSRDLIQLGAYVPGSDPETDRSIVLYPALQRFLMQDMNEAATLPESLQQLQGALQEDRPGNPQRQSRPHHNPYEGKQA; from the coding sequence ATGTCTGACAGCACCTTTGGCACCGAGAGCCGCTGGGGCAACTTCATGGACGACGTGCGCGTCAACGCCAGCGTGGAGACCCCGCTGGAGGTGCGCGGCACACTCACCCGCCTGGCCGGTCTGGTGCTGGAGGCCGTGGGCCTGAAGGTGCCGGTGGGCTCGCAGTGCCTGATCAGCAACGGCAGCAAGGCGCCGGTGCTGGCCGAGGTGGTGGGCTTTTCAAACGACCGCGCCTTCCTCATGCCCGCGGGCGACACGCATGGCCTGTCCAGCGGCGCGAGCGTGACCCCGCTGGCGCCCTACCGCACGGTGCCGCGCGTGGGCCACGCCAACAAGCCCCCTTCGCCCGACGACCGTGGCACGCTGCGCCTGCCGCTGGGCAAGGGCCTGCTCGGCCGTGTGGTCGACTCGCACGGCAACCCGATGGACCACCAGGGTCCGATCACCAACGTGGACATCGAGCCGATGGACCGCGCGCCACTCAACGCGATGGACCGCGACCCGGTGCGCACGCCGCTGGACACCGGGGTGCGCGCGATCAACGCCTTGCTCACCGTGGGCCGTGGCCAGCGCATCGGCCTGTTCGCCGGCTCCGGCGTGGGCAAGAGCGTGCTGCTGGGCATGATGGCGCGCTACACCAAGGCCGACGTGATCGTGGTCGGCCTGATCGGCGAGCGCGGCCGCGAGGTGAAGGAATTCATTGAAGACATCCTGGGTGTGGAGGGCCGCAAGCGCTCGGTGGTGGTGGCGGCTCCGGCCGACGCGCCACCGCTGGTGCGCATGCAGGGCGCTGCCTACGCCACGGCGATTGCCGAGCGCTTCCGCGACGACGGGCTCGATGTGCTGCTGCTCATGGACTCGCTCACCCGCTACGCCATGGCACAGCGCGAGATCGCGCTCGCCATTGGCGAGCCGCCCGCCACCAAGGGCTACCCACCGTCGTGTTTCGCCAAGCTGCCGCAGCTGGTGGAGCGCAGCGGCAACGGCCTCAACGGCGTGGGCTCGATCACCGCCTTCTACACCGTGCTCTCCGAGGGTGATGACCAGCAGGACCCGATCGCGGATGCGGCGCGCGCCATCCTGGACGGGCACATCGTGCTCTCGCGCTCGCTGGCCGAGTCGGGCCACTTTCCGGCCATCGACGTGGAGGCCTCGGCCTCGCGCGTGATGCACAACGTGGCGGGTGCCGTGCACCTGGAGCTGGCGCGCAAGTTCCGCGGTGCGTATTCGCGCTACATCAAGAGCCGCGACCTGATCCAGCTCGGCGCCTATGTGCCGGGCAGCGACCCCGAGACCGACCGCTCCATCGTGTTGTATCCGGCATTGCAGCGCTTCCTGATGCAGGACATGAACGAAGCGGCCACCCTGCCCGAGAGCCTGCAGCAGTTGCAGGGCGCGCTGCAGGAAGACCGGCCGGGCAACCCGCAGCGCCAGTCCCGCCCCCACCACAACCCCTATGAAGGCAAGCAGGCATGA
- the motA gene encoding flagellar motor stator protein MotA: MFVIIGFVVSMLCIFGVYIFHGGNIGVVLKALPFEMTTILGAALGAFLINNQMKVVKASFKGLAGCFKGSRYTKARYMELMALQFDILQKARKEGLMAIEQDVENPHDSAVFKKYPTIAADHHVVEFITDYLRMMVSGNLNAHEIESLMDSEIETHHQEAHAPVAAIGRLAGGLPAFGIVAAVLGVVNTMGSVGQPPAVLGGMIASALVGTFLGILLAYGVFEPLGGLMDQKVEESSKEFQCIKTTLLASMQGYAPATAIEFGRKVLLSDVRPTFNELEAHVKGKK; this comes from the coding sequence ATGTTCGTCATCATCGGTTTTGTCGTTTCGATGCTTTGCATCTTCGGCGTCTACATCTTCCACGGCGGCAACATCGGCGTGGTGCTCAAGGCTTTGCCGTTCGAGATGACCACCATCCTGGGCGCGGCCTTGGGGGCTTTCCTGATCAACAACCAGATGAAGGTGGTCAAGGCCTCGTTCAAGGGCCTGGCCGGTTGCTTCAAGGGCAGCCGCTACACCAAGGCGCGCTACATGGAGCTCATGGCGCTGCAGTTCGACATCTTGCAGAAGGCGCGCAAGGAAGGCCTGATGGCGATCGAGCAGGACGTGGAGAACCCGCACGACTCGGCGGTGTTCAAGAAGTACCCCACCATCGCCGCCGACCACCACGTGGTCGAGTTCATCACCGACTACCTGCGCATGATGGTCTCGGGCAACCTGAACGCACACGAGATCGAGTCGCTCATGGACAGCGAGATCGAAACCCACCACCAGGAAGCGCACGCGCCGGTGGCCGCCATCGGCCGCCTGGCCGGTGGTCTGCCGGCCTTCGGCATCGTGGCCGCCGTGCTGGGTGTGGTGAACACCATGGGCTCGGTGGGCCAGCCGCCCGCGGTGCTCGGCGGCATGATCGCCTCCGCCCTGGTCGGCACCTTCCTGGGCATCTTGCTGGCCTACGGCGTGTTCGAGCCGCTCGGTGGCCTGATGGACCAGAAGGTGGAAGAGAGCAGCAAGGAATTCCAGTGCATCAAGACCACGCTGCTGGCCAGCATGCAGGGCTACGCGCCTGCCACCGCCATCGAGTTCGGCCGCAAGGTGCTGCTCTCCGACGTGCGCCCGACCTTCAATGAGTTGGAAGCCCACGTCAAAGGCAAGAAGTAA
- a CDS encoding FliH/SctL family protein → MKPSFKPTPKSSPHSRFIPREEIEGVAAWHFSAVDGSEDNLQQPGADNTESVTSEALLEARQQAHAEGFARGHDAGGQEVRDALEATVRKTAEETAVRMAQLLHNTKDHLHKSEEKISRHILELACDLARQVVRQTIAIDPQHLKPVIAEALSQLVDDGLPATVRMNPGDLALMKGVLQETLNSPLPEFVADAQISPGGCLIESSTSAVDATIEKRWSRAVGNLGMNMAWNPGNTDV, encoded by the coding sequence ATGAAGCCTTCGTTTAAGCCCACGCCGAAGTCCAGCCCGCACTCGCGCTTCATTCCGCGCGAGGAAATCGAAGGCGTGGCCGCCTGGCACTTCTCGGCGGTGGACGGCAGCGAGGACAACCTGCAGCAGCCCGGCGCCGACAACACCGAAAGCGTGACCAGCGAAGCCCTGCTGGAAGCGCGCCAGCAAGCCCATGCCGAGGGCTTTGCCCGGGGTCACGATGCCGGCGGCCAGGAGGTGCGCGATGCCCTCGAAGCCACGGTGCGCAAGACCGCCGAAGAGACCGCCGTGCGCATGGCGCAGCTGCTGCACAACACCAAGGACCACCTGCACAAAAGCGAGGAGAAGATCTCGCGCCACATCCTGGAACTGGCCTGTGACCTGGCCCGCCAGGTGGTGCGCCAGACCATCGCCATCGACCCACAGCACCTCAAACCGGTGATCGCGGAGGCCTTGTCGCAACTGGTTGACGACGGCCTGCCCGCCACCGTGCGCATGAACCCGGGCGACCTCGCGCTCATGAAGGGCGTGCTGCAGGAGACGCTCAACAGCCCGCTGCCCGAGTTCGTGGCCGACGCCCAGATCAGCCCCGGTGGCTGCCTGATCGAGTCGAGCACCTCGGCGGTGGACGCCACGATCGAAAAGCGATGGTCGCGCGCCGTGGGCAACCTCGGCATGAACATGGCCTGGAACCCGGGAAATACCGATGTCTGA
- the flhC gene encoding flagellar transcriptional regulator FlhC has protein sequence MAVGKSILNESRDIERAVALIQLGARLQVLEYETSLSYERLLRLYKEVAGKSPSKGQLPFSTDWFLTWQPNIHASLFLNIHEYLSKTSELEEIDTVIKAFRLYNDQMTASSIEPILSVTRAWRLVKFVDNGMLTLTKCTCCGGNFVTEPYENRHFVCGLCQPPARAGKGAASGGLRLH, from the coding sequence ATGGCCGTCGGCAAAAGCATCCTCAACGAGTCCCGCGACATCGAACGTGCGGTGGCCCTGATCCAGCTCGGTGCGCGCCTGCAGGTGCTGGAGTACGAAACTTCTCTGTCGTATGAGCGCCTGTTGCGCCTGTACAAGGAAGTGGCGGGCAAGAGCCCCTCGAAAGGCCAGTTGCCTTTCTCCACCGACTGGTTCCTGACCTGGCAGCCCAACATCCACGCCTCGCTGTTCCTCAACATCCACGAGTACCTGAGCAAGACCAGCGAACTCGAAGAGATCGACACGGTGATCAAGGCCTTCCGCCTGTACAACGACCAGATGACGGCCAGCTCGATCGAGCCCATCCTCTCTGTCACCCGCGCCTGGCGCCTGGTGAAGTTCGTGGACAACGGCATGCTGACCCTGACCAAGTGCACCTGCTGCGGTGGCAACTTCGTCACCGAGCCCTACGAGAACCGCCACTTCGTGTGCGGCCTGTGCCAGCCTCCGGCGCGTGCCGGCAAGGGCGCGGCCTCAGGCGGGCTCCGCTTGCACTGA
- the fliS gene encoding flagellar export chaperone FliS, protein MFTSVNSRAASAYKRVSADTGVTTADPHQLVGMLFDGLIQSLNAARGAMERGEIEAKGMAVGKAVRILEEGLKGGLNMAQGGDLAKNLSGLYSYAVQRLTLANLRNDRALVTEVIGLIEPLADSWKQIRSTAAAAPATGQGA, encoded by the coding sequence ATGTTTACCTCTGTGAATTCACGAGCCGCCTCCGCCTACAAACGGGTTTCCGCCGACACCGGCGTGACCACCGCCGACCCGCACCAGCTGGTGGGCATGCTGTTTGACGGCCTCATCCAGTCGCTCAACGCCGCACGCGGCGCCATGGAGCGTGGCGAGATCGAAGCCAAGGGCATGGCCGTCGGCAAGGCCGTGCGCATCCTCGAAGAAGGCCTCAAGGGCGGTTTGAACATGGCCCAAGGCGGTGACCTGGCCAAGAACCTGAGTGGTCTGTACAGCTACGCCGTGCAGCGCCTGACCCTGGCCAACCTGCGCAACGACCGCGCGCTGGTGACCGAAGTGATCGGCCTGATCGAGCCGCTGGCCGATTCGTGGAAGCAGATCCGCAGCACCGCCGCCGCTGCGCCCGCCACGGGCCAAGGGGCCTGA